In Antechinus flavipes isolate AdamAnt ecotype Samford, QLD, Australia chromosome 6, AdamAnt_v2, whole genome shotgun sequence, the sequence ACCCTGACAGACAAGCTTGGAGAACATCCATGGCAGGGTCAGAGAGGGAAGGTCCCACTGCCAGAGGCCTTCTGGTTTTTCTTCAGTAGCCAAAGGCAATTACCGGTGTCTGGTTTCACACCATAGTCAGGAGGCTGCCCATAGAAAACCCAGAGCTCTCTCTCTGGGAGCGGCTTCCTGTTTTGCTCTAACATGTTTGGGGCATccttgtctctcttcctctgctCTTTGGAGGATCACTTACAAAGCCCTTTGTCACTCCTAAATGTTCCCAGTACCAGTGTGTTTCTGTCTGGTGATACTTACTGGTTACTGTTTTGATGGCTGCTGGGTCGGCAGCACAATAATATACTGCTTTTCCAAGTGTGGCCTTTTCCAAGTCGGCTCTGGAGATTTATTCTCTGCCCCCTAACCTAACAAGCCTTAGTAACCCACTTTCCTTTTTGCTACAATTTTATATTGCCTTATGAATATAATGCACAGCCTCCCGAGTCACCCATGCTTTCTGCCTTTTACCTTCTGCTCTTGGAGGGAGATGCAGTGGCAAGACACATCCTTCTGCACTGGCCTTTTCTTTGACTTCTTGCTGTCCGCGTaaaatccctttcatttttttcattcgtCTTGTGAACACAGTTGAGGGTAATGAAATATGTCATTAATCCACTCTACTTGAACGATGTTTTAAAGGTCAGTGGTAACgatattaaaaagaatattaactaCATGGAATCTGGTCCTctgcacttttgtttttttcttccagaaacaCTCAGGATAAGTGCTATAACAGGGGAAGGGTTAGATCCTCAAAACCAGGAGAAGACTTCACCTTAGGTCTTTGACAGGCTTTAGCTTTTTACCCACATCACATCCACAGCATCCAGAATAGTGGGATTAATTATACCTCTCTAAAGACTCAGAAGATAAAGTTTCAAGCAGTttcagaaaagaacagaaaaggcaGGCACTCACTTTAACAGTTGAGGCAGCCAGATGTCTCGGCGACTAgatcactgggcctggagtcagaaagacctagctgggtgatcctgggcagtTTCAATGAGGTCCCTGAAATGGCCATCAAAACTTCCAGCTCTGAATCAATAATTTTCAATCTGAGTTAAACCTACTCATAAAAACCTCAGTGCGGCTCCTCTGCAATGCTGTCATTGCATGTCCCTAGCCTGACAACTGTGAGACTAGCAGCAAAGCTGAGCCACCACAGTGAGTTTTCCTGACATTTAGAAGACTAGCCATTTGCCGGCTGTGTGACCCTTCAAAGTCACCTCTTAAGGACTTAATTCAAGTCACTCAATTCGAGATGTGAATTCCTGTGGCCTTGTTTCCCTTTGTGTGAGCAAATCATAGATACTTGAATCTTTCCCACTCCCCAAAGTGTGGACTTTTGCTCTCCCTCTAGTTCCTagtcattttgaaaagaaaagataccGAAGGTACCCACATCAAACACAAACACAAGACATAGCGTAGCGGTTGTCTTTACTACTTTCCACAAATATGATGAGAAGACACAGTCTTACACAAGAGATCTCCCTTGTGTTTTCACTTACATACATCTCTGCTCCCATGCCCACCACACAGATGCTTAGTGGATTCTCCCTGTCTTCAAATGATTTTCTCCCCATTCTTTGGTAAAAGTAGCAAATGTGACTTatttaagaaaatcaaaattggaaCTTGAATTGTGGGAAATAAGCCTGCTTTTCCCCAGCACTCTAATTATTCACCATAGCACTTAGAACCACTTATAATAGGGATTGTGGCAGGAAGCAGCAGCTGGCTTACCACCTGCTGTTAGTACCTTACTTATCACCTTAAGCAATCTGGGCATGAGAAGGCCTGGTTTTAATAAACTCAAatgaattttaattgattttttaaaacagggAGAAAAGGTCACAAGTCAGTCAGAAATACTACTAGAAaccaatatacaatatataaaaacagccctctaaggaaaataaatttatagttaGTCCACAGATCCAACCAATTACAATACATAACAATAGTAAATCACACAATTGTAAGAAGAAACAATTGTCAATAGctatcttttcctcccctcccccccactgtTTATTGCACAATTTATCAATCTGATCTAATAATACAAACTGGAGTATTTAATAGTCCCTAATGTGTCCAACTGCAAACTCAGACATGACTTTCCTTTTGGAAAGTGTAAGAAATAGTCATTTTAATAATGAAACATTGTTATTTTAAACAGCTCCTCTATTTGCATCTAAATGTAGAAGCAAGCAAGCAGCTCATATTCAAACTTATCCTAGCACATGGAAATGGTATAGTTATCAGTAGATTTTGGAACCCTTTTAGTGCATTTACGAAAAAGACATTTTGTCAATCAACAAAGTGTCAACATTTTCTCaattaacaaataaacaaatccaGTTCCTTAGAGTCAGTGCATGAGATTATCACCAGCTCTGGAAGGCACAAGTTACACCAGTTCCTATCTCCTGGCACAGCAAGTGCATTTTAGTACTTTCTAATTACAAAAGatttaaaagtaaaagataaaaaagtttaCACCTTCACCTTAAGCAAAATTACAATTTTGGGAATTAGTTCATcctacaataaaaactacatttcaTTCACATGCGAAGGAAAAAATCGCAAAGCTTGATAGAATCAGCAAAAAAATGGGGGTGTCAGTGTCCCATTTATTTTGATGAGGTTAATGAAAACTACATGATGATCCTGCATAGCAGTCAGTGTTTGGGGTGGAACACAGTTTGAAGAATAAGAGAGGTTTTAGTAATATATTTCCTCAATGCTCATGGCTAGTCATTAACTCcctgaaagagaaaagataagtgGAAGGAAATGTTATAAGGCCAACCTGCAGAGATGGCACAGTGAAAGTTAGCCAAGAAAATGATTCTGCTGAGTGGGGATGCTATCAGTATGAGACTGGGGAGAGAGACCTGCATATGGACTCAGGAAGATCTTAATTAAAATCCTGCCTtatacactagctgtgtgactgtggcaAATTATTTCcccctctctgaacctcaatggaaccatcagtaaaatgggggtTATAACTACAGGAGCTATCCTGCAGGAGGCCATTGTGAGGTttcaatgagataatgtatagaaAGTGCTTCAAAAACTCAAAGCACCATATCTCAGTTAATCGCTGTCATCACCTACACTCACTGCTTAGTAAGACACAGGGAATTGTATTTAAGGAAGTGGGGAGCAGGGCTTGCAAACCCGCTACAGCTCTCATTACTACCCTCACCCTAACAATTGTAGCCCCATATCCAAAACATAAATCTTCTGGCCTTTCATGGAATTACAAGACAAtgggaatgaagaaagaaggcaTTTCACAATTAGATGAAGTATGTTTGAAGATGTGTCCTGGAATCAGAGCCAGCCtaagaatatgattttttaagCCTGGAACTCATTTCCAGACACGCTCAGTGGGCGCCAACGAAAGCCAAATAATGTTTAGGCACCACTGCCGAATGTGTGTCCCATGGTTTATTTTAAAACTGGGAGAGCAAagggtttggttttcttggcaattctatttttttaaacaaggccAAAATATTATatggtatacatataatgtatatgtgactatattaaaaagtaatttgaacTAGGCTTACAAAGACCTCTTCTACAAATCATTCTGAAAACAAGTCCAGATTTAGCCCTAAGGCGCTCAGCCCACAAGCATCCATCGGCTAGTAATATAGCCACAGATATGAAAAGGGGCAAAATCTGTGTAAGCCACGACTCCTCAGATCTCTGACGTCTGAAGGGAGAATGATGCCAATTAGAAAGAACAAGCTgctgttgttggtttttttccctatgaatggatcattaattttatttgcacacttgctaaaaaaaaaagaaaggaagaatctTCCATTTACACACACAATCCTACACAAAGCCACTCCCTGAAATAGCAACATAAACCATCTGCCCCAGTGCTTACAGTATTGTATGTTTGCAACTTCAACTAAAGAGGTCAGAATGGTTTCCGGAAGGTTGAATACATTGGCTTTTAAAGAAAACCTTCATGAGTGCTGAATGTTAAGAATCACGACAAACCAAACGCTTTCTCTATGAACATTTCCCTCTTTCACCAAAGAGGTCGAAATGCTTTGAGAATATTGCCTCTAACTGAATCCTTACTCCTGTATTGTTGAATATTCTTAGCCAACCAGCCTAAACTTTGTCCCTATTTCAGGAAGATTCTACACTTATAGGGAAAAAGCAGGACCACTGGTTTCTCATCCTTTTAACCTCCTAAGTATGAACATTCTGAAATCTTAGGAAGATGATACCAAATCATGAAACGAAAAAGCACCATGGTCAATACTGAGCAATTTATCATTTAGTAGAGATTTGTTTCCAGTATATAGAGTTTGAAAGTATAAGAATTTAGAGCTTTTCTATTAAGAAAAATGTGCCTATCAAACCCCAGGATTTTGCACAAGGAGTGTTAGAAACCATCGAGCAGCCCACAGCGAGTTTCCCCCCAAAATATTTGTTggcaaaaataatttcagaagctctagatttctttctccctttgcaGTATATAGGTTTCATTATCTATTCTCTCTGAATCACAAACTGCTTGATTAGGAAGCATCTGTGGTTAATTCATGCAGAGATCATTAATGGAGTCACTATTAACCAGCAGGGGGCAATAACAACCCTTTAAATTCCAGTAAAACGACTAGCTTAGTAGTAATGAGCacttggatttattttctattttcagttgttttaaaGTGGGTTTGTATGTCAGAAAGCTATGACTACTAAGTACTCAGGATTGATCAAAACCTACCATGCCTACCTAAAACCAGTGTTTCAGAAGTTTCTCAAAATGATACTTGTCTAATTAGCAGCCAAAGCATTCTCAAAGAACACCATGGACCTAATGGGGATACCTACCAACGTTAGACTGGCTCATGTACAAGATTTAAAACAGTAATttagattaaaacaaaacaaagattcaTGAAATTTATCAAAAGGGATGGAATAAATTGTGGAAAAGAGTGGCAAAAATAGAgatggggtgaagggaggaaTCAATTTTCATGTGCTCATGACATTGATGCCCCTATATTCTTTACTCCATCCCCAAATGGGATTTACAACCCAAGTGACCAAAAGTCCCCAGTTTCATGGCATGTGAGGCTGGCCGGCCTCATCAGCCATGTTAAGTATATAGTTAGCCATGTCATCTTCTGTAGGTGCATCAGACACAACCCAAGAATCATTGACCCCACTCATCTGTAGGCGGCAGATAGGACAGTTCCTGTGGCGATCACTCCTGcagaagaaaacaacaagaaaaaaagactgaGCAATGAATACACATCGAACCGTatgtagctctttttttttttttttaaactatcaaaaCCTCTTCTAGATCCCAAGAAGAAATCCACACTTAAACCAGAGAAATCTTTGATCTATGGGTTAagtataaagaaacaaagaacttTAGGGAAttgtagagctggaaaggactttctcattttgcaaatggggcGACTATAGTAAGTGGACTTACAGAAGGCCGAGTGGCTATAAAGTGGCAGAGCTGGGGTGAGAATCCTGATCTCGCTTTCACAACATTTGTACCTCACCCACCCTTCTCAAATGGAAGTCAGCAAGCTTGGGGGGAGAGTGGAGAACTGCTCTGGTTCTAAATATGGGTCAAAGATCTCTTTCCTTATAAGAAAgacaaaatttcaaaatgaagaagTTAAGTTTATACCAGGATAATTAGAATCAAAAGGttctttagagaatttttttatttttacagataaggaaactgagacccagaaggaCCCAAGGGCATAAAGACAGAATCTAAAATGGGACCAGACACCAGGTCTCTTTCTTATACTTATCAATGGTCAAATTCTTAAAGTTGAAAGAATACGTTTTATTTAGCATATGCAATAATTCTAACGATTGTGTTaatcttttaccatttatcaatgcACTTCTGACAAAAGCTGTGGGCACAGGGTAGAATGAGGTCGGCTCGCCCATCCATGCAAATACAACATTCCTCCTCATCAGTCAGCTGCTTCACTCTGTAACAAGGACAAAGAGCTGTTGGCACAAGGACATGCTCAACTTTGCTTATGTGTGACTTAAGACTATTTACATCGTTATCTAAAGCACTGATTACCTGCCCACAGGTACACTACACAAAGCTGGTCACTTGCAAAATCGGCCATTGCTGCCTTGGATGAATACTAAAAACGGTTGATTTCTTAAGAGACTTGTGTAATGATGAGGAAAAATCTGtcaaattatttcctaattagtTTGTTCAGTCCCTGCCTCGTCCCCATCTCAACAAGAGACATGGAGGAAAATGTGAGACCAATGTTAATTGATTATTCCAAGTGCTGGTTCCAGGCCATAAGGAGCCTAATTTCTGTGGAAAGCTAACACCTTCAGGTATGaggcagaaaagaaagaggaagattaTAACCAAGCAATCAAAGTTCAAATTTCAACAAACATGGGGGTAAAAAAATCTCCTGGAGAAGAGGGACTGTTTCTTTCATTCTTGGGATTTGCTTCCtaaataataggcatttaataaaatgctcGTTGACTGACtgataaaaaaaggggaaaaaaacgtCAAACTTCTGCCTGCATTCTACAGAGGCAGGGGCATGACATGTACATATAGAAGTAAAAGCAAGATTTGTGTGAGAGTTCAACCAAAATGGAGAGATAAGGAAAAGCTTAGCATGGGAACTGAAGCCAGAGCAGAGGATCTAGAAGGAAGCTgggaatttaagaaataaaggtCAAAAGTGAGTGCTCTTATTCCACATGGAAAGTCTCATAGAACTTTGTACCTTTTCTACAAGATCTATCTTTTCCAAACTGATTTTCTGTGGAGAGCACCAACCATACTGTCCTTCCAGTCATCTGGATTCCTTATCTCAGGATTATCCCTGAGCTCCATGAGTTTCTAACCTTGATCTTTCTACCTCCCCAATACCTCTCATATCTCCACATCTGCAACCATTACCCTGGCTCAGTCCTTCATTGCTTTTTTCCTGCATGCTGTACCAGACTCTAAACTGGTACCTCTGCCTCCACATTGAGTAAAGTGAAGAGCTTTCATGCAGAGGATGGATCAATCACCTCCAGTGGCTTTCTATTACCTCCAGGACTCTGTCTGGCTTTTCCTAACCTGGCCCCTTTCTGTCGTCTCCTACCAGCCCTTCATAAACACTAAGGCTCAATTAAACTGGTGTTGCAGTTCTCTGAATTCTGGCCTCTGCACAGGTTAGCCCCTATTCCCCTAGACTTGGAATATACTTCTTCTGCACCTCCCCTTGCTCAAACCCGTTTCCTTCCAAACACAAATCAACAGCCaacttctgcaagaagcctttaaGTTCCTCTAGTTCTGGATCTCCCTGTATTAGGTTTTTCCTCAAATGTTGTCACATCGGTTTCTCTGGTCTCTGAATCTTCAGCACCTAATCCactgcctggaacacagtaggtatAAAATAAATGCCCATTATTGATATCTCTGGGTAGTCACAAGTATTTATCTATTATTAAGAAAGATACTCTTCTCCCTGCCCCACCCACTTCCCTTTTAGTAAGATCATCACAAGAAAAAAGCATGAAAGAagcaaaaatgacaacaaaaaaacaacccaacacAAATAATCAGACACTGACACCTGTCTTTGACAGTGACCCTTTGAAAAGACCAGAAAGGTAAGGTCCTTCCTAAACACTGCCtccaatgtttttaaaatgcatctGTCTTTGCAGTAATGTGAGCACAGCCAAAACCTGAAAGCTAACTGAGCTTCTGTAATGTAAACAGGATATGATGAACGGGGACATGCTCAGGGAAACATATTCTATGCTACTCACAGCCTTCTAGTTCAAATTTCCCTATAAAAGGTTATTTGAAAATAAACCATCAAGGAATAAAACCATAACAAACAGTAAAATGAAGCCAGGAGAAGAGAAGTGAGAGGAGAAATATTCCCGCCAGTGGGGACTGCTAGCCTCGGCTTCCTCTGAGTAACAATAAGGCAGGACGTCAATGGGACTCAGCCCACATAAGTCACTTTCCAGGCATTACAAACCCAAGTCTGGAAAGCTGTCAAATGTCCACTTAAGATAGAAGGCAAAGAGAGCTCTAACGTCATCTGTTCCCTCTAGCACCAATCCCCAAGCACTTATTGGGCACCTCCCAGGGCACTGATTCGGGGGCCTGGGACCACAAGAACGGAAGTGAAACAATCCCAGCCCCCAAGGGCTGCTTCTGTACCAGGCCCACATGTTAAGTACTGGCCAACCCACCTCCAAACACAAGCCCAAAGCACCTGGGGCTGATTCTATTTCCCCAATAACAGGGACAATGCAACTCAGTGCTGCCGAGTCCCTGCCCATTCTGCCCATCCCCGTGAGATTTCCTAAGCCCTGCCCTACAATTAGGTGTCCTCTGACCCTTCCTTTAAGGCCGGATCCGAGGACCCTGTTGGATCTGCATGGATGCTCTTGTTGTGCAGGTGCTTCTGCTCTATTACAGACAGCAAAgcacactggatttggagtctggaagccctacttagctgtgtgactctggacaagagttaacctctctgagctttggttccctcacttgtaaaatggggatactgaCAGCATCCACTTACCTCCCTCCCAGGCTCACTAGGAGGCCCAAATGAGGTAAGGTAACAAGTGGTTTCCAAACCTTAAAATGTCACATGACACCAGTTACTGTTGTCACTGCTGTGCAACAAGGAGGGCCAAGTCTGGGTCAGCAGCGAGCCTATTCCCTCTGGGTTCTGAGTCTCAGTGGggcctcctcccttctccccagcaacccccaccccttcccctactCCTGCTGGTCCTGGGCTCTGGGCCCAAGCAGAACAAGGGGGCTCTTGGCCCATGGACACTCCTTCGGTGAGGGGAGAGCCTTCATGCCTTCAGGCACTACCCCTGGTTCTTTCCCCAGCCCTGGCTGTACCTTCTGACTGCCCTCCTTCACACACATTCCAGCTTATCAAACGTCTTCCCCAAACATGGCACCCAGAACTGAATACACTGTGCAGATGTACCCTGTGCAGGATGAAGACCATCTGGACCCTGACTGAGGCCTTTTTTATGGAGACTGCACAGCCCAGGAGGCTCAATTTTTAATTCAGAATATCCAGACAATATAAATGCCATCTTCTGCAGAGCAGAACCGTTAGCTTTTATCTCTTTACCCACAGCACCCAATAGCGCCCAGCATACAGGAGGCACTTAATCGCCGCCTGGGGAATGAGCAGATGTGTGTCAGATAAACACTGTGTGCAGGAGGAGCGTCCACAGTTCAAAACAGGCCTCTTGCAGTTTTTCAGAGActtatcccctccccaagatgccCAGGGCAGGAAAATACCTTCCCATCCAAATGCTGGCCTGACAGGAAGACACAGATGACAAGCTTTCAGCAGTTGCTTCAGAAGTAGTGGGGCCTTGTGCCAGGACTCCTGCTGCTTGGCTTGTGATATCTTTATAAAGTTGGATAAACTGATATAAATTCATGATTCTTGAAGCTTCTACAATTCCACTGCTCTTGTTAATCTAGAAACATAAAGACCAAGTAAATAATTAGTCTTGGGTTGTGACATGGGGGTGAATGACCTCCCCGCTccccagtctcagtttcctcttccattCATTAGAGCAAGTAATCCTAATCTGGAATCTGTgacatctaaaaaataaataaataaataaagttcaattttaatataattggtttcctttgtgatcctatgtATTTTAGTTTATCCATTTAAAAGCATCATTCGGAGAAGGGATTTACAGGCTTCTCCAAACTGCCAAAATGGTCCATGACACAACAGACATTAAGAACCCTGGCTATAATATAAAAGTGGTGAATTCTCATATGGTCTACCTGatttgaggatacaaaaaagggcCTCTGAAATCTCCAAAATCCACAGAATGACTCAAATGAAGGCCCAGACTAGACTCAATAACCAGTTTTCTTCACTACTCATGTATCTCTAAGAATTTGGCTAATTGCAAGAAAGTGTACTGATAAGTGATTCAAAGTCAAAAGAAAGTGGCTggctgtatttaaaaataaagatctagTTTAAGAGCATATGCTTTATTTGGCTTTTAGTATTTGCTAAAGAGAAGCATAATCTGAAAAAGTAGTAGACTCAAACTACATAAACATTCTGAGATcacaaaatgccttttttttttttctcatcttggtagaaataaaatcaaacaaaaggaaTTTTGGATAGCATAAACAGAGACAATTGCAGGCTACTGTTTAAAGTGAAaggtgttgtttgtcctttattttcaaagacgATCAGTGAAATCGTGAGTGACTTTCAAGTGAAttaattgggtttaagtgaggcagagtcacacaaagtcatcagcctccctctctcttccagtcatcaggtccaatggcaagacaaaagtcaagattatGGGTGATGTCCCAGGATGCAGGGGATGGCCTTCATTCTCtatgtctgaccaagctttaagTATTCCACAGCACTTGCTTCAGTTGCCTTCACGGGATactggaacaaactgttctcaccTATCCGTTCTGCAGAAGCCTTCACTTGCTTGGGGTAGACACTTCCCTAACTCACAGATGAGTTTGCAGCCTAGTTTAATCACATGTCCCGAGATGGTTTTAGCAGGATGTAGCCACTGtacatgctatagcttcttggagtcacaggtgagtgGAGTGACAAAGGGACGCCAAAGATGGATGAGCAGTTGAAAAGAGCTTGGCAAGCCCTCACACTGGAGGAACTAGTCTTCCCCAAGTACCCCATAGAATGCCCCAGAACAAGAGTATGTATGAATTGAATAACAGACAACTTATTTCTCACCTTAGAAATTAGCATTATAGTATCTTAAAAATTCATCTGTATATGTTTGCAAAAAGACTCTCAAGTTTTGAATGCATAGTGAAAGTTCTCTGAAGGAGAGCTATATGCTGGCCTTAAGTGTGTTTTTAGAATGAtgtcttctctgtctcatttctttccaaaaataCCCACAGTGGTCAAAAAGGGCCATAGTTATTCTGGGTGCTACAC encodes:
- the RNF141 gene encoding RING finger protein 141; translation: MGQQISDQTQMVINKLPEKVTKHISLFRESGSLTYEEFLGRVAELNDVTAKVAAGQEKHLLFEVQPGSDSSAFWKVLVRVVCTKINKSSGIVEASRIMNLYQFIQLYKDITSQAAGVLAQGPTTSEATAESLSSVSSCQASIWMGRVKQLTDEEECCICMDGRADLILPCAHSFCQKCIDKWSDRHRNCPICRLQMSGVNDSWVVSDAPTEDDMANYILNMADEAGQPHMP